A section of the Marinoscillum sp. 108 genome encodes:
- the cobA gene encoding uroporphyrinogen-III C-methyltransferase codes for MSKLLLIGAGPGDPELITLKAIRGLQEADVVLYDALVNKELLKHCRPDCELVYVGKKPGIHQYQQIYINDMIVDNAKRYETVVRLKGGDPFVFGRGHEELEHARAHGIAVEVIPGISSALSVPALSEIPLTKRGVNESFWVITGTTSNLELSGDVHLAAQSSATIVILMGMKQLDQIIDIFRVTRGPAEAIGIIQNGSRPDERSVFGTIATISQKVADSGISSPAIIVIGEVVNLGRATEIKQVLENMAH; via the coding sequence ATGTCAAAGCTATTATTAATAGGAGCAGGGCCCGGAGATCCCGAATTAATCACCCTGAAAGCCATCAGAGGGCTTCAGGAGGCTGATGTGGTGCTATATGATGCCCTGGTAAATAAGGAACTACTGAAGCATTGTCGTCCGGACTGTGAGTTGGTTTACGTAGGAAAGAAGCCTGGCATTCATCAGTACCAGCAGATCTATATCAATGACATGATTGTAGATAATGCGAAGCGCTACGAGACGGTTGTGAGGCTGAAGGGGGGTGATCCTTTTGTGTTTGGACGTGGGCACGAAGAGCTGGAGCATGCCCGGGCGCATGGGATTGCAGTGGAAGTGATCCCTGGGATCAGCAGTGCACTGTCTGTGCCTGCCCTGAGTGAAATCCCCCTGACCAAGCGGGGAGTCAATGAAAGCTTTTGGGTGATTACCGGCACCACTTCCAATCTGGAGTTATCCGGGGATGTTCATCTCGCCGCTCAGTCTTCTGCCACCATTGTCATCCTGATGGGAATGAAGCAACTGGATCAGATCATTGATATTTTCCGGGTCACCAGAGGGCCAGCGGAGGCGATTGGGATCATACAGAATGGGAGCCGACCCGACGAACGGTCAGTTTTTGGCACCATAGCGACCATCAGTCAGAAAGTGGCTGATTCGGGCATCAGTTCACCAGCCATCATTGTGATTGGAGAGGTAGTGAACTTGGGGCGGGCAACGGAAATTAAGCAGGTGCTGGAAAATATGGCCCATTAG